CTACACGGAATCCTCCTCGACCAAGTCAAAAGGTGTTACGTGGAATCTATATTGACTAAGCCAAGATCAGTACATGGAATCCTTATTGACTAAGTCAAGATCATGCCACATACAAAACTCCTACTCACCTCTCTATCAGTAAATTTTGGCCAAAACTCATTAATGATTCTATAAtatccaaaattttaaaatattgacATGATTTGAACTAAATGAGTTAGTAAAAACCTTTTGGTGATGTTAGTGAGTAAATATGATAAACCTAGGCCCTTTAAATAGGAATAGAATTGGAAATTTCGTTTGGGTGGGGGGTGGGGGAGTGTGGTCGTGTTGTTGTCCCCCATCTGGCTCTCATCCATCCTCCATTTTTATACTCCAACTCTTGTATCTCACAATTGAGGGGTGGGGGGTCATCAACTCTGTCCTTGCCTTTAATAAACTTATGTCAAATTATCTTAAGGTCGTAAAGATTTTAAAAACTCATAACTCTAAATATATGATGTGGAATCCATATTTTAGGGCATGGTTATACTCAAGAGACTCTTAAGAGTATAATGATTCTAATTTAAAGTAATTATGAGATTTTTCATGCTATTAGCAAGTTTTTGTCAAAATTCGATAATCCTGCTATgtccataatttttaaatattcatATGGTTTGAACTAAGAGAGTTCTAAGAATATCCTTAGATGGAGTTGATGAGTAAATATAGTAATTATAGTATAATGAATTTGTATCAAATTGTCTTAAGATagtgaagattttaaaaattaataattcttaatttAGGTGGTGGAGTCTAGGTTTAAGGGCATGATTATGCCCATGAGGCTTCAAGAGCATAATGgtcttaatttaaagtgattttaaGGAATTTCTAAGGTCATCATACTATTTTGACTAAGACTTGTTGACAATTCTTGTATCTCAAAATTGAAGGGGGAAGGGGGGCCCAAataaaaccccccccccccccccccccctaactTTGTCCTTGCTTTTAATGAACTTATGACAAATTATCTTAAGGtcgtaaatattttaaaaactcataaCTCTAAATATATGATGTGGAATCTATTTTTTAAGGCATGATTATACTCAGGAGGGTTTTAAAAGTGTAATGATTCTGGTTTAAAATGATTATAAGATTTTTAAGGCTATCAACATGTTTTTGTCAAAATTTGATAATCCTACTGTgtccataatttttaaatattcatATGGTTTGAACTAAGAGAGTTCTAAGAATATCCTTTGATGGTATTGATGAGTAAATATGATAATTCTAAACCCTTTAATGAATTtgtatcaaatttttttaagattgtgaagattttaaaaattaataattctcaaTTTAGGTGGTAGGTTTAAGGACATGATTACACCAGGAGACTTCAAGAGTATAATGATCTTAATTTGAATTGATTTTAAGGAATTCCTAAGGTCATCATATTATTTTAACTAAGACTTGTTGATGCCCTgcagtatttataattttaaaatatagatATGATTTCAATTAGAAGAATTCTAAGAATGCTTTGGTGGTAttgatgaataagtataataagtTTAGACCCTTTAATGAGTTTgtgttaaattattttaagactatgaaaatttcaaaaatacactCTCTTAAGTTAGATTATGGAATCCAAATCTAAGGACATAATTATATCCGAGAGATTTCCAAAAATGTAATGATGTAATTATTAGGTTTtttaaaatcatcagtaaattttgttaaaatcattGATGCACtagtaaaattttgaatttttacttcatTGTTATTACTTCGATAATTATTAATTACGAAATAGTGTATAATAATCAACTTCGGTGATAACACTGATGCttcatattttaaaaaactcaggCTTCACTAGGACTCTATAAAAAAATCGAGAAATTGAAAATCGAATTGGAACCGATAGCTTATCGGTTCCGGTTAACTGGTTTTTACCAATTTACTGATCCGATTTTTAGCTTAGGATTCTTTTTACCGGTTTAACCAGTAAATCGGTCCTACATGATAGGATGGGCTTGGGTAAGTGGGTTATTGGGCTTTTTAAATAACAACAGCTTACTACATAAGAAAGCTCTTCTTCTCCAGATGGCATCTAAGGACAAGGGTCTCCCTGTTGTTGATAGACCTGTTTATGTCAAAGGTTCGTATGTCTTTTGCACCATCACCTTTTTTCTTACTGCCCACCAGCTATCAACACTTTGGTAACTTTACGTGGGAAGTCCTTTAACTGTGATTCTTGAGATACTTAATTTTCTCCCAAATGCAAGTCTTAAGTGCTTCTGAAAGGGCATGTCTTATTACACTAGTTTCTATATATCTTCTTACAATCACTACCTGATAAAAAAAACTATTACAACAAGTTGTTTCTCTTTGTGCTACTTAAAGCACTTAGATGCCACAACTGATGGACAATGTTGAAATGAAAATGTTAGAGATTTTGTCAAAATTCTGTCGTTGATCCTTTTGTTTCATTGTTGATGATAGATACTAGAGTTTTTTGATGGCATGAGCTCTTAACTTGGAAATAAAGATGTATTGCTAAGGGCATGTTAATGATTTCATTTTGTGATTATCAAAGAATTAGATCTTCAATTTTGTTATTCAtaaatcaaaactattatttaacAATTAATTTCATCTaaggtttatttatttattttaatttatgttgACTATTTATCCTCTGCTAtactaaatattctcttttcaacttctacttggaaACCTAGCATTAATGTCGAAGTCCTTAGTTCCATTCTTGAGTCAGTTCAATTGGGCACTATGTAAAAATGAAGGCATTTGAACTAGTGAAAGGCAACTTGCACATAAATTGGCAACCATGTGTAGATATGCATCACAGCCAATTCTCACATCCAAACACTAAAAatgatgaaaatatttgaattcagaCTAATTCGACCTCTCCATGCATCTCAGAATGCTCTAAATATTCACTTTGACACAAAGCCATATTTTGCTAAACCATGTATAGCTATGCAGCAAGCTGTTGGTgctatataattaattttataaataatattattatccGTTCTTGGTTGGAATCCATTAATCAACCGGAACCGGTAGGACAGGTAaaaacctatatatatatatatatatatatcgagggGTCCAACAGTCGTCCTTATAAAAGAACAGTCAACTGTATTAGAACAATGGATATCCAGAATTTCGTCGTCAAAGAATATTCTGCTTCATGTCAGCGTCAGACGCATCGTCTTCTTAACTACAACAAGACTCATTCACTTCGACCGTATCTTGGCGTAAATTTTGTGGAGGCTAAATGAGGCCAAACAAGACACGCATGCCATTCGATCAATGAGGAAGAAACTAGGTAGCAGTCAGAACATCCAAGTCTCCATCTCTTTCGAGTCTAGTAGAATAACTTTATTTGTTGAAGGTAATAAGTGCTAGGGAACATCCAacattaattctaaattttattatctaaaataattaatttactaCGTATTGTCCATTATTTAATCAAATTACaagaaaatatttcttttttatcaTCATTTGTGCTAGCTTTTAGATAAATGCTAGAATGGTCGTCCAATTTAATTTATTCACTTGTACATTATATTTCGTGGAGCACAACACACACACGTATATAATATAACAGCAcggtatatatatttttcttctcatttCAATTACAGAAACGCGATAGATAATAAGAAGCTTGCAACATAGTAGCTAGCTTGCCTTCTCTTCCTCATATATATGCTGATCagtatgcatatatatatatgatacgtATGATACGATATGCAGGGATGCATGTATATAATAACCTTGCAACTAACATCGTATCATATGCTGATCAGCATGCATATATGATACGATGcactaatatatataatatataattaagAGGCAAATCTTCTACCGCCGGATCCAGTCTCCCTCTGGCAATTGAAGTATGAGATAGCGACTGGAACTAGGTAGTTTTCAGTCATGAAGCTTCTTGTGTTGAAGTTTTGTCGCACCTCCGGCAACGCAAACACTGTCTGCCTTCCCAGCTGTTGGAAAAGCACAAACACCATCCTATGAATTCCTAACGCTGGTCGCGGCCCCTCGTAGCATAAATTTTCACgacctaattaaataattaatcaaattatatatagCCAGACTAAAGGTATACATAATAATCTATCGAACTTGCATGACGACGACTAGCTCACCGAAGTTCGCATTAGTTGTGCCAGGGATGTCTGTGACTAACCTATACAAGCATATATACACATAAATATACATGGTCAAGTAAAATTAATGCATGAGGAATGTAAATTTTCAAATACTGATAGCATCACACCAGTGTAAGTACTCCCTCATTGATGGATTACTAGGGTTGGGTGCGTCAGGATCCACCATCACCTGTAGCAATATAATTCATATTTgtaagagaaagagagagagagagagagagggagttgGAATTAAGTAATTAAAACCACTACATATAAAACATATACAAGAGTGTAGAAAGTGCTAAGATCATCTCCTCCAATCTCAACCCTAGGCTTGTTGGCAATGTTGGATGGCCTAAACTCTGCACCGTTTACTACTTGTCTAGCGTTGTATCGGATCCTAAGTGGGACGGACGTCGTAAACGGCTCCAATACATCTCGTACAACTTCGCCCATCGTGATAAGCACCTTCTCCGGGAATAGATTATAACGTCTACTGTTCTACTGAAGGCAAGCACATTCATAAAACTTACACTAGAACTAAAACATTCTGTACTTGGACTATGCCCCATCCACCTTCAGACGTCTATATATAGACTCTCGATGCATTTCTCGCCTTATATTTATTGCCTCTAATACATATATTGATTCTCCCATCGACTTCCACTCTGCCTCTACGTCTCTACTTTTCTAGatcaaattaacaaattaaggaTCTTCTCTACTTTTCTATACAATTAATAAATTTAGGATCTCACCTTTAGGGACATCTCATTTTCATCGAGTCTAAATGGCAGTGGTCCTTGACTTTGGCAAATGCTTGTATATCCAGGGGAAAGGTTGAGGGATTATAGATAGTCCTTTCATTGATATATTCCTATCTGATATATATGCTTATTGCCTTTGGATATAAAAAGCATCTCGCTTTTATAATCAGATGGATATGTTGTCTAACATTTTTAGTTTAATTTGCATTTGATCATTTAagtttattataatttattaatttttattatttttaaaatttga
This genomic stretch from Zingiber officinale cultivar Zhangliang chromosome 7A, Zo_v1.1, whole genome shotgun sequence harbors:
- the LOC121999852 gene encoding protein HEADING DATE 3A-like gives rise to the protein MGEVVRDVLEPFTTSVPLRIRYNARQVVNGAEFRPSNIANKPRVEIGGDDLSTFYTLVMVDPDAPNPSNPSMREYLHWLVTDIPGTTNANFGRENLCYEGPRPALGIHRMVFVLFQQLGRQTVFALPEVRQNFNTRSFMTENYLVPVAISYFNCQRETGSGGRRFAS